In the genome of Bacillus sp. S3, one region contains:
- the carB gene encoding carbamoyl-phosphate synthase (glutamine-hydrolyzing) large subunit, with the protein MPLNKKLKKVLVIGSGPIVIGQAAEFDYAGTQACIALKEEGIEVVLINNNPATIMTDETTADKVYIEPLNVETIEKIIQKEKPDGVIGTLGGQTGLNLTVELYEQNILEKYNVELLGTSVESIKNGEDREKFRNLMLEIGEPIPESAIIHSIAEGEAFVKEIGFPVIIRPAYTLGGEGGGFANNGEELENVLKKGLAASPIHQVLVEKSIKGWKEIEYEVMRDANDTCIIVCNMENMDPVGVHTGDSIVVAPSQTLTDVQYQMLRDVSIKVIRELKIIGGCNIQFALHPESNQYYIIEVNPRVSRSSALASKATGYPIARMAAKCAIGYHLDEIVNPITGNTFASFEPAIDYIVVKLPRFPFDKFPEADRSLGTQMKATGEVMAIDRTFEGALNKAIRSMEMNVYGLCRKSNHTLSEEVLFELLEKANDQRLFFIAEAFRRGISLEKVQQLTEIDLWFLHKISSIVTLEKKLANYEWSNVPTALLKEAKRNNVADKLLSQIFSIPEKQIRDKWKELNWKPGYKMVDTCSAEFDAVTPYYYSTWHGFDEVEPTDKKKILVIGSGPIRIGQGIEFDYCSVHAAKAIKKKGYEAVVINNNPETVSTDYSIADSLYFEPLAAEDVLHVIAKEKVEGVLIQFGGQTAINLAHALEEEGVNILGTTVENINLLEDRKEFYQLLEDLNIPHIEGKTVSQPEELIEAAARLGYPVLVRPSYVIGGQAMFTIFSEEELNQYIIQLENNSHAEMWPLLVDKFLPGLECEIDVISDGDKIVVPGIFEHIEKAGVHSGDSISVFPPISMSAKTKETIIHYAEKMAKSAPVIGMMNIQYVIYDDEVYVLEVNPRSSRTVPIISKVTGIPMIEWAVSVQLGEKLSDLSNVQELLPEPGYYSVKAPIFSSSKLKGVDHVLGPEMKSTGEALGLGVTFQAALEKAFPVIGGKTEANTLFCSISVREKPESLSLVKELSDLNYKIAATEGTALFFKKNGISVERIVKDENDVNGLFRNERVKAVINIPNQGRQKQKFGFHIREHAVRYKIPVFTHLDTIEAMIGLQSQFMSENEVRTVREYYHIEKRGAEHVRSL; encoded by the coding sequence ATGCCGCTAAATAAAAAACTAAAAAAAGTACTTGTCATTGGTTCTGGTCCGATCGTGATTGGCCAGGCAGCAGAATTTGATTATGCCGGAACACAGGCGTGTATTGCCCTCAAAGAAGAGGGGATTGAAGTCGTTTTAATTAATAATAACCCGGCAACGATCATGACAGATGAGACAACAGCTGACAAAGTATATATCGAACCATTAAACGTTGAAACAATTGAAAAAATTATTCAAAAAGAAAAGCCCGATGGGGTCATTGGCACCCTAGGCGGCCAAACAGGCCTGAATTTAACTGTAGAGTTGTATGAACAAAATATACTAGAAAAATATAATGTTGAACTTCTTGGCACCTCTGTTGAATCAATCAAAAACGGGGAAGACCGAGAAAAGTTCCGTAACCTGATGCTCGAAATTGGCGAACCGATTCCGGAATCTGCTATTATTCACAGCATCGCGGAAGGGGAAGCTTTCGTTAAAGAAATTGGTTTTCCAGTAATCATACGCCCAGCCTATACCCTTGGTGGAGAAGGAGGCGGCTTTGCCAATAACGGCGAGGAGCTTGAAAACGTCCTAAAGAAAGGCTTAGCAGCAAGCCCCATCCATCAAGTATTAGTTGAAAAAAGTATCAAAGGCTGGAAGGAAATTGAATATGAGGTCATGAGAGACGCTAATGATACATGCATCATTGTCTGCAATATGGAAAACATGGATCCAGTTGGTGTGCATACAGGCGACTCCATTGTTGTTGCTCCATCGCAGACATTAACAGATGTCCAATATCAAATGCTTCGTGACGTTTCAATAAAAGTAATCAGAGAACTAAAGATTATCGGTGGCTGTAATATCCAGTTTGCACTCCATCCGGAATCCAATCAATATTACATCATCGAAGTAAATCCAAGGGTCAGCCGTTCGTCCGCACTTGCTTCAAAAGCAACCGGTTATCCGATAGCTCGTATGGCGGCGAAGTGTGCGATTGGATATCACCTCGATGAAATTGTCAATCCAATCACAGGTAACACCTTTGCTTCGTTTGAGCCGGCGATTGATTATATTGTGGTAAAACTCCCTCGATTCCCGTTTGATAAGTTCCCTGAAGCAGATAGATCACTTGGGACACAAATGAAAGCAACAGGTGAGGTCATGGCAATTGACCGGACGTTTGAAGGGGCTTTAAACAAAGCCATTCGGTCAATGGAAATGAATGTATATGGACTTTGCCGCAAATCCAATCACACATTAAGTGAAGAAGTTCTTTTTGAACTGCTTGAAAAGGCCAATGACCAACGTTTATTTTTTATTGCAGAAGCTTTCCGAAGAGGAATCTCGCTTGAAAAAGTGCAGCAATTAACCGAAATTGACTTATGGTTTTTACACAAAATTAGCTCAATCGTGACGTTAGAAAAAAAGCTTGCCAACTATGAATGGAGCAATGTTCCAACAGCGCTGCTGAAAGAAGCAAAACGAAATAACGTTGCAGATAAGCTGCTATCGCAAATTTTTTCTATTCCGGAAAAACAAATCCGCGATAAGTGGAAAGAACTTAACTGGAAACCGGGCTATAAGATGGTTGATACTTGCTCGGCAGAATTTGATGCTGTAACACCCTACTACTACTCAACATGGCACGGATTTGATGAGGTAGAGCCAACGGACAAGAAAAAGATTCTGGTCATTGGGTCGGGTCCGATTCGAATTGGCCAGGGAATTGAATTTGATTACTGCTCTGTACATGCTGCCAAAGCCATTAAGAAAAAAGGCTATGAGGCAGTGGTCATTAATAACAACCCTGAGACTGTTAGTACCGACTATTCCATTGCCGACAGCCTTTATTTCGAACCGCTTGCAGCAGAAGATGTTCTGCATGTGATTGCGAAAGAAAAAGTCGAGGGTGTATTGATTCAGTTCGGCGGGCAAACAGCGATCAATTTGGCACACGCGTTAGAAGAAGAGGGCGTCAATATTTTAGGGACGACAGTTGAAAATATTAATTTGCTAGAAGACCGAAAAGAATTTTACCAACTGCTTGAGGACTTAAATATCCCGCATATTGAAGGGAAAACAGTCTCACAGCCTGAAGAACTAATAGAAGCTGCCGCCAGGCTTGGATACCCGGTGCTCGTTCGTCCATCGTACGTTATTGGCGGTCAAGCCATGTTTACGATTTTTTCAGAAGAGGAACTCAATCAGTATATTATCCAGTTAGAGAATAATTCCCATGCAGAGATGTGGCCGCTATTAGTCGATAAATTTTTGCCGGGGCTTGAATGTGAGATAGATGTGATCAGCGATGGGGACAAAATAGTTGTTCCGGGAATTTTTGAACATATAGAAAAGGCTGGCGTTCACTCCGGTGACAGTATTTCCGTGTTCCCGCCGATCTCGATGTCTGCAAAAACAAAAGAAACCATTATTCATTACGCAGAAAAAATGGCGAAATCAGCGCCGGTAATCGGCATGATGAATATTCAATATGTCATTTATGATGACGAGGTTTACGTGCTTGAGGTAAATCCACGCTCGTCAAGAACTGTGCCAATCATCAGTAAAGTAACAGGAATTCCAATGATTGAATGGGCTGTCAGTGTTCAATTAGGAGAGAAGTTATCCGACTTGTCTAACGTGCAAGAGTTGCTTCCTGAACCTGGGTATTATTCTGTAAAAGCCCCAATATTCTCATCAAGTAAGCTTAAGGGTGTGGACCATGTTCTCGGGCCGGAAATGAAATCAACTGGCGAAGCACTTGGATTAGGCGTCACGTTCCAAGCTGCTCTTGAAAAAGCGTTTCCTGTTATTGGAGGCAAAACGGAAGCAAATACCCTCTTCTGTTCCATTTCGGTTCGGGAAAAACCGGAAAGTCTTTCGCTAGTGAAAGAACTTAGTGATCTAAATTACAAGATTGCTGCGACAGAAGGAACAGCATTGTTTTTTAAAAAAAATGGTATATCAGTTGAACGTATAGTGAAGGACGAAAATGATGTAAATGGACTATTCCGAAACGAGCGGGTTAAGGCTGTCATTAATATACCGAACCAAGGACGACAAAAACAAAAATTTGGTTTCCACATTCGTGAGCATGCCGTTCGTTACAAGATCCCTGTGTTTACACATCTGGATACAATTGAAGCAATGATCGGCTTACAAAGCCAATTCATGTCGGAAAATGAAGTTCGTACAGTCCGTGAGTATTATCATATTGAAAAAAGGGGTGCTGAACATGTTAGAAGCCTATAA
- the argF gene encoding ornithine carbamoyltransferase, whose product MLEAYKLIEKKEIQLKGKDFLQLSDFSTDEILYMLDVAQELKVLQKQGTPQPHLSGKVLGMIFEKSSTRTRVSFEVGMLQLGGHAIFLSSKDIQLGRGESISDTAKVLSRYVDGIMIRTFSHESVEELAEHATVPVINGLTDLQHPVQVLADLLTILEHKGKLAGLKLCYIGDGNNNMAHSLMEGAVKVGMNISIASPAGYLPNGKITENAIQDGKITGSTVTVTNDPLKAIKDADVIVTDVWTSMGQEEETALRLEAFQGFQVNEELCKHAKKDFIFLHCLPAHRGEEVTAEIIDGCHSVVFDEAENRLHAQKAILKLLLA is encoded by the coding sequence ATGTTAGAAGCCTATAAATTGATTGAAAAGAAGGAAATACAATTAAAGGGAAAAGACTTTTTACAGTTGTCAGATTTCAGCACAGATGAGATTCTTTATATGCTGGATGTGGCTCAGGAGTTAAAAGTACTGCAAAAGCAAGGGACTCCTCAGCCGCATTTAAGCGGTAAAGTATTAGGAATGATCTTTGAAAAATCCTCCACCCGCACGCGAGTATCATTTGAGGTTGGCATGTTACAGCTTGGGGGGCATGCCATTTTCCTAAGCTCGAAAGACATCCAGCTTGGAAGAGGTGAAAGTATTTCCGATACAGCAAAAGTGCTATCGCGCTATGTAGACGGGATCATGATTCGAACTTTTTCACATGAATCAGTAGAAGAGCTAGCAGAGCATGCAACAGTTCCGGTTATAAACGGGTTAACGGACCTGCAGCACCCTGTCCAGGTACTGGCTGATTTGCTGACCATCTTAGAGCATAAAGGGAAATTAGCTGGCCTAAAGCTGTGTTATATTGGCGATGGGAATAACAATATGGCCCATTCTTTAATGGAGGGTGCTGTTAAAGTAGGGATGAACATAAGCATCGCCAGCCCGGCAGGATATTTGCCTAATGGAAAAATAACTGAAAACGCCATCCAGGACGGAAAGATAACTGGAAGTACAGTAACAGTTACGAATGATCCGCTAAAAGCAATCAAAGATGCCGATGTCATCGTTACAGATGTTTGGACCAGTATGGGGCAGGAAGAAGAAACTGCTTTAAGATTAGAGGCATTTCAAGGTTTCCAAGTTAATGAGGAATTGTGTAAGCATGCGAAAAAGGATTTCATTTTCTTACATTGTTTACCGGCTCACAGAGGTGAAGAGGTGACTGCGGAAATTATTGACGGCTGCCATTCAGTCGTTTTTGATGAAGCAGAGAACCGTCTGCATGCACAAAAAGCAATTTTAAAACTTTTACTTGCATAA
- the argB gene encoding acetylglutamate kinase, translating to MKYLVIKCGGSVLDNLPRSFFEDVVKMHQSEEWTPIIVHGGGPLITSLLKSLNVETKFVNGLRVTDHKVLDVVEMVLSGSVNKQVVRNIVEVGGNAVGISGVDGGLLKAIPTENAKTLGFVGDVVEVNHSVIEGIVNQGYIPVISPVGIDASGQRYNINGDIAASAIAKALGANLCFISDIPGILVEKDGVKTKVDKVSKQIIEEMIDNQTIYGGMIPKVKAAIDGLVHNIPEVGIINGFEKNSLLDYTNGKKVGTKIVLEEVIA from the coding sequence ATGAAATATTTAGTCATTAAGTGTGGTGGTAGTGTGTTAGATAATCTGCCAAGGTCATTTTTCGAAGATGTGGTTAAAATGCACCAATCTGAAGAGTGGACGCCTATTATAGTACATGGCGGCGGACCGCTTATCACCTCACTGTTAAAAAGCCTAAACGTTGAAACCAAATTCGTGAATGGTCTCAGAGTAACGGACCATAAAGTTTTAGATGTAGTGGAAATGGTCTTAAGTGGATCTGTAAATAAGCAAGTTGTCCGAAATATTGTTGAGGTCGGAGGAAACGCCGTTGGCATTAGTGGTGTCGATGGCGGCCTTCTTAAGGCAATACCCACGGAAAATGCCAAAACACTAGGTTTTGTCGGAGACGTTGTGGAAGTAAATCACAGCGTCATAGAAGGTATTGTCAATCAAGGATATATTCCTGTCATCTCCCCAGTTGGAATCGATGCAAGCGGCCAGCGTTACAACATTAACGGTGACATCGCCGCATCTGCCATTGCCAAAGCTCTAGGAGCGAACCTATGCTTTATCAGTGATATTCCAGGGATTTTAGTCGAAAAAGATGGTGTGAAAACCAAAGTTGATAAAGTATCAAAACAAATTATTGAAGAAATGATTGATAATCAAACGATATACGGCGGTATGATTCCAAAGGTAAAAGCTGCAATTGACGGTCTTGTACATAATATACCAGAAGTAGGAATCATCAACGGTTTTGAGAAAAATAGCTTACTAGATTATACAAACGGTAAAAAAGTCGGAACAAAAATAGTCTTAGAAGAGGTGATTGCATAA
- a CDS encoding carbamoyl phosphate synthase small subunit — protein MEQGYLTLETGEVFEGVLIGAEKDTLGEVVFNTSMTGYQEIITDPSYAGQIITFCYPIIGNYGINANDDESITPALSGVVIGDLCETPSHYQSIEPFSEKLKQAGVTGIAGVDTRLLVKTIRSRGTVKGYLSHKKTSNLPKSEKQPFWVEKVSTEKIHFFKNNGPHVVLIDFGHKKSILNALLEENCAVTLVPYNTPFEKIKALNPDGVLLSNGPGDPMELKQWFPNIKKITQAYPTLGICLGHQLIALAYGAKTTKLAYGHRGGNHPVKELNTGKVKITAQNHSYVVVDESIDENIFYVTYRNVNDKSIEGLTHQTYPIQTVQFHPEAHPGPSDTEYILQDFVKQIASVGETVYAAK, from the coding sequence TTGGAACAAGGATATCTTACTTTGGAAACAGGAGAAGTATTTGAAGGAGTCCTTATCGGTGCAGAAAAGGATACTCTTGGGGAAGTCGTTTTTAACACGAGCATGACCGGATACCAAGAAATTATCACCGATCCTTCGTACGCTGGTCAAATCATAACTTTCTGTTATCCCATCATCGGAAACTATGGAATTAATGCGAATGATGATGAAAGCATTACACCTGCCTTATCAGGAGTTGTTATTGGCGACTTATGTGAAACACCCAGCCATTATCAATCGATTGAACCATTCTCAGAAAAACTAAAACAGGCGGGAGTTACCGGAATTGCAGGAGTCGATACGAGACTTCTTGTCAAAACAATCCGCAGCCGCGGTACTGTTAAAGGATATCTAAGCCATAAAAAGACTTCAAACTTGCCAAAATCAGAAAAGCAGCCATTTTGGGTTGAAAAAGTGTCAACGGAGAAGATTCATTTTTTCAAAAACAATGGACCGCATGTGGTCTTAATTGATTTTGGCCACAAAAAGTCTATTTTAAATGCGCTATTAGAAGAAAATTGTGCGGTCACACTTGTGCCCTACAACACTCCGTTTGAGAAAATAAAAGCGTTGAATCCAGATGGTGTCCTGCTAAGCAACGGACCTGGTGATCCAATGGAACTAAAACAGTGGTTCCCGAACATCAAAAAAATCACCCAGGCCTACCCAACGCTAGGAATCTGCCTTGGTCATCAGTTAATTGCTTTAGCATATGGGGCGAAAACCACGAAACTTGCTTACGGGCACCGCGGCGGAAATCATCCCGTTAAGGAACTTAATACTGGAAAGGTGAAAATTACAGCGCAAAATCACAGCTATGTGGTCGTTGACGAAAGTATTGATGAAAACATCTTTTACGTCACATACCGCAATGTCAATGACAAATCGATAGAGGGATTAACACATCAAACCTATCCCATTCAAACCGTTCAATTTCATCCGGAAGCCCATCCAGGGCCAAGCGATACCGAATATATTTTGCAAGATTTCGTAAAACAGATAGCATCAGTGGGAGAGACAGTCTATGCCGCTAAATAA
- a CDS encoding acetylornithine transaminase, with translation MATNTSVSQISPVMATYARFPITLTKGKGSYVWDDQGNQYLDFTSGIATCNLGHVPDSVKEKLEEQLQNLWHCSNLYNIPNQEQLAGLLTANSCGDQVFFCNSGAEANEAAIKLARRYANKVKGSGSAEVVTFQQSFHGRTLATLTATGQEKIQQGFSPLMPGFSYLPFNDSEALDKLSKIKPAAVLLELVQGEGGVIPANPEWVKKLAQMCKENNILLMVDEIQTGIGRTGTLFAYEQYGIEPDVISIAKGLGSGFPIGAIIAKEEAAKGFEPGSHGSTFGGNPLATAAGVATVTYILTSKLLESVNEMSAYLDLQLQGFKEKYSLIKEIRGKGLLKGLVVEGNAGEIVQKAIKNNLLILTAGPNVLRVLPPLTVTKEEINEFVNILENVFRSTEKGV, from the coding sequence ATGGCGACGAATACATCTGTCTCTCAAATCTCACCAGTAATGGCAACGTACGCCCGCTTCCCGATTACCCTTACAAAAGGAAAAGGAAGTTATGTTTGGGATGACCAAGGAAACCAATATTTAGATTTTACTTCGGGGATCGCCACCTGTAACCTTGGCCATGTTCCCGACTCGGTAAAAGAAAAACTCGAAGAGCAATTGCAGAATTTATGGCACTGCTCAAATCTCTACAACATTCCGAACCAAGAGCAGTTGGCAGGCTTACTTACTGCTAATAGCTGCGGTGATCAAGTTTTCTTCTGCAATAGTGGGGCAGAAGCAAACGAAGCGGCCATCAAGTTAGCAAGAAGATATGCCAACAAGGTTAAGGGCAGCGGTTCAGCGGAAGTCGTCACCTTCCAGCAATCATTTCATGGCAGAACCTTAGCCACCTTAACGGCAACCGGCCAAGAAAAAATCCAACAGGGATTTTCACCACTCATGCCGGGGTTTAGCTACCTGCCGTTCAACGACAGCGAAGCACTTGATAAACTTTCGAAAATCAAACCAGCAGCGGTACTACTGGAGCTAGTCCAAGGCGAAGGCGGAGTTATTCCTGCAAATCCGGAATGGGTAAAAAAACTTGCCCAAATGTGTAAAGAGAACAATATCTTGCTCATGGTCGATGAAATTCAAACAGGCATCGGCCGAACGGGCACCCTTTTTGCCTACGAGCAATACGGCATTGAACCGGATGTCATCAGCATTGCCAAAGGTCTTGGCTCAGGATTTCCAATCGGCGCGATTATTGCCAAGGAAGAAGCAGCCAAAGGCTTTGAACCAGGCAGCCACGGCAGTACATTTGGCGGAAATCCATTAGCTACAGCAGCAGGGGTTGCTACTGTTACCTATATCCTTACTAGTAAATTATTAGAATCGGTAAATGAAATGTCGGCGTACCTCGACCTTCAACTTCAAGGTTTCAAGGAAAAGTACTCACTAATAAAAGAAATCCGTGGCAAAGGACTATTAAAAGGATTGGTTGTCGAGGGTAATGCCGGAGAAATAGTCCAAAAGGCAATCAAAAATAACCTACTTATTTTAACAGCGGGTCCGAATGTTTTACGGGTATTACCACCGTTAACGGTAACAAAAGAAGAGATTAACGAGTTTGTAAATATATTGGAAAATGTATTCCGAAGTACAGAGAAAGGCGTGTGA
- the argH gene encoding argininosuccinate lyase codes for MSKLWGGRFTKETNKLVEEFTASIHFDQKLAKEDIAGSLAHVQMLGECGIIPMEDADKIKDGLLSIKKLVDENKVEFLVEDEDIHMNIEKLLIEKIGSVGGKLHTGRSRNDQVATDMHLYLRTKTTELITLLEDVQQALIGQAKENVQTLIPGYTHLQRAQPVSFAHHVMAYFWMFERDKERLIDSLKRINWLPLGSGALAGTTFPINRERVAELLGFETVYPNSMDAVSDRDFILEFLSIGSIIMTHISRLSEELVIWSSQEFQFVELDDSFCTGSSIMPQKKNPDVPELLRGKTGRAYGNLIGLLTVLKGLPLAYNKDLQEDKEGMFDTVETLEGSLKLLAPMIETMTVKKDVMRKAINNDFSNATDIADYLVRKGLPFREAHEVIGKIVLYAIQSDKYLLDLSFEEYQEFSPLFEKDIYQVLAPEHVVAVRNSFGGTAPEQVLKQIELAEGKL; via the coding sequence ATGTCTAAGCTATGGGGTGGACGTTTTACAAAGGAAACGAACAAATTGGTGGAAGAATTCACTGCATCCATTCATTTTGATCAAAAATTGGCAAAAGAAGATATCGCCGGCAGTCTGGCACACGTACAAATGCTGGGGGAATGTGGCATTATTCCGATGGAGGATGCGGACAAAATTAAGGACGGTCTTCTTTCTATTAAAAAGTTGGTAGATGAAAACAAAGTTGAGTTTTTAGTAGAAGATGAAGATATTCATATGAATATCGAAAAACTATTGATTGAAAAAATCGGTTCTGTCGGCGGTAAGCTTCATACAGGGCGCAGCCGTAATGATCAAGTCGCAACCGACATGCATCTTTATTTACGGACAAAAACAACCGAATTAATTACGTTGCTTGAAGATGTCCAGCAGGCATTGATTGGGCAGGCTAAGGAGAATGTTCAAACGTTAATTCCCGGGTATACCCACCTGCAGCGTGCTCAGCCGGTTTCCTTTGCCCATCATGTCATGGCATATTTTTGGATGTTTGAACGTGATAAAGAAAGATTAATAGACTCTCTGAAACGGATAAATTGGCTTCCACTAGGTTCCGGAGCCTTGGCAGGAACGACTTTTCCTATTAACCGTGAGCGTGTAGCCGAGCTGCTTGGATTTGAAACGGTGTACCCGAACAGTATGGATGCTGTCAGCGATCGTGATTTTATTCTTGAATTTTTATCGATTGGTTCTATCATTATGACGCACATTTCCAGACTTTCTGAGGAGTTGGTTATTTGGTCAAGCCAGGAATTTCAGTTTGTCGAGCTGGATGATTCTTTCTGTACAGGCTCAAGTATTATGCCGCAAAAGAAAAACCCGGATGTTCCGGAACTGCTTAGAGGAAAAACCGGCCGTGCGTATGGCAATTTGATTGGGTTATTGACTGTTTTAAAAGGCCTGCCGCTCGCTTACAACAAGGATTTGCAAGAAGATAAAGAGGGCATGTTTGATACAGTAGAAACGCTTGAAGGTTCATTAAAACTGTTGGCCCCAATGATTGAAACGATGACCGTCAAAAAAGATGTGATGCGTAAGGCAATCAACAATGATTTTTCCAATGCCACAGATATTGCGGATTATTTGGTACGTAAAGGCTTGCCGTTCCGTGAAGCCCATGAGGTAATTGGAAAAATTGTTTTGTATGCCATCCAATCTGACAAGTATTTGCTAGATTTAAGTTTCGAAGAATACCAAGAGTTCAGTCCATTATTTGAAAAAGATATTTATCAGGTATTGGCTCCTGAACATGTAGTTGCAGTAAGAAACAGCTTTGGCGGAACAGCGCCCGAACAAGTCTTGAAACAAATTGAGCTTGCAGAAGGGAAACTTTAA
- a CDS encoding carbon-nitrogen hydrolase family protein yields the protein MKLRVSVVQYHLHTIQNFEEFAKQCEHYIKTAEEFGAEFVLFPEFFTTQLLSIGNGQGQSLTINDLPNFTEQYRELFSNFAKQTNMHIIAGTHVLKKNEKLYNTAHLFYPDGRIGEQAKLHITPTEVNEWNMAQGDSFQIFDTDKGKIALLTCYDIEFPEIVRMAKAKGADVIFCPSCTDDRHGFHRVRYTSHARAVENQVYVVLTGTVGSLPTVDFMRANFGQAAIITPNDIPFPPKGLLVEGELNNDMVVTADLDLELLYKVREHGSVTTWRDRRTDLYTDWS from the coding sequence ATGAAACTAAGAGTATCTGTGGTGCAGTACCACCTGCATACGATTCAAAACTTTGAGGAATTCGCAAAACAGTGCGAGCATTACATAAAAACGGCTGAAGAATTTGGGGCAGAATTTGTCCTCTTCCCAGAGTTCTTTACCACTCAGCTCTTATCCATCGGCAATGGCCAGGGTCAGAGCCTCACGATTAACGACTTGCCAAACTTTACTGAACAGTACCGTGAACTATTTTCTAATTTTGCAAAACAGACCAACATGCATATTATTGCGGGTACACACGTCCTAAAAAAGAACGAAAAGCTCTATAATACCGCCCATTTATTTTATCCGGACGGTCGAATCGGTGAGCAGGCTAAGCTGCATATTACCCCAACAGAGGTAAATGAATGGAATATGGCACAGGGCGATTCGTTTCAGATTTTTGATACGGATAAAGGAAAGATTGCGCTGCTTACCTGTTATGATATCGAGTTCCCTGAGATTGTCCGCATGGCAAAGGCTAAGGGTGCGGATGTTATATTCTGTCCATCATGCACAGATGACCGCCATGGCTTCCACCGTGTTAGATATACCAGCCATGCCCGAGCGGTGGAGAACCAGGTATATGTGGTCCTAACCGGAACTGTCGGCTCGCTGCCGACGGTTGATTTTATGCGCGCTAATTTTGGCCAGGCTGCAATCATCACTCCAAATGATATTCCATTCCCGCCTAAAGGCTTATTGGTTGAAGGGGAACTGAATAATGACATGGTCGTAACTGCAGATTTAGATTTAGAACTTTTATATAAAGTTCGGGAACATGGTTCGGTCACAACCTGGCGTGATCGCAGAACAGACCTTTATACAGATTGGTCATAA
- a CDS encoding argininosuccinate synthase, which yields MTKEKIVLAYSGGLDTSVSVKWIQEKYGYDVIALGLDVGEGKDLEAIKTKALNVGAVKAYIVDAKELLAKEYILPALKANCLYEGKYPLSSALSRPLISKLLVEVAEKEGATAVAHGCTGKGNDQVRFEVSIQALNPSLKVVAPVREWGMTRDEEIAYAEENGIPIPVDLDNPFSIDANIWGRACEAGVLEDPWAEAPEAAYDWTNPIELTPDAAEYVEIEFEQGVPVALNGEKLPLVQLIETLNELGGKHGVGRIDHIENRLVGIKSREVYENPAALILINAHKELEFLTLTREVTQFKTQVEQQMAKIIYEGLWYSPIKPALDAFIDETQKTVSGTIRVKLHKGNHTVVGRKSPYSLYNEELATYAKGDAFDHNAAVGFIKLWGLPTKVFSEVNKKETILK from the coding sequence ATGACGAAAGAAAAAATTGTTTTAGCATACTCAGGAGGTTTAGATACATCTGTATCGGTTAAATGGATTCAAGAAAAATATGGTTATGATGTTATTGCTTTAGGTCTTGATGTTGGAGAAGGTAAGGATCTAGAGGCGATCAAAACCAAGGCATTGAATGTTGGCGCCGTTAAAGCCTATATCGTTGATGCGAAGGAATTGTTAGCGAAGGAATATATTCTTCCTGCTTTGAAAGCTAATTGTTTATATGAAGGGAAATACCCGCTTTCTTCTGCCCTTTCTAGACCGTTGATTTCAAAATTACTTGTTGAGGTTGCCGAAAAAGAAGGTGCAACAGCTGTTGCTCACGGCTGTACAGGAAAAGGGAATGATCAAGTCCGCTTTGAAGTATCGATCCAAGCACTTAATCCAAGCTTAAAAGTGGTTGCGCCGGTTCGTGAATGGGGCATGACACGTGATGAAGAAATCGCCTATGCCGAAGAAAACGGAATTCCAATCCCTGTTGATTTAGACAATCCATTTTCGATTGATGCAAATATTTGGGGACGTGCATGTGAGGCTGGAGTGCTTGAAGATCCATGGGCAGAGGCTCCAGAAGCAGCGTACGATTGGACAAATCCAATTGAATTAACACCAGACGCGGCAGAATATGTGGAAATTGAATTCGAGCAAGGTGTTCCGGTTGCCCTAAATGGCGAGAAACTTCCCTTAGTTCAACTAATTGAAACCTTAAATGAGCTTGGAGGCAAGCACGGTGTTGGCCGTATTGACCACATTGAGAATAGATTAGTAGGAATTAAATCTCGTGAAGTATACGAAAATCCAGCAGCGTTAATCTTAATCAATGCCCATAAAGAATTAGAGTTCCTAACTCTGACTCGTGAGGTTACTCAATTCAAAACACAGGTTGAACAGCAGATGGCAAAGATTATCTATGAAGGTCTCTGGTATTCACCGATTAAGCCTGCGCTTGATGCCTTTATTGATGAAACACAAAAAACTGTATCAGGTACAATCCGCGTCAAGCTCCATAAAGGAAATCATACGGTTGTTGGCCGTAAATCGCCGTATAGCCTGTATAATGAGGAATTGGCAACCTATGCAAAAGGTGACGCTTTTGACCATAATGCAGCAGTTGGATTTATTAAACTATGGGGATTACCAACGAAAGTATTTTCAGAGGTTAATAAAAAGGAAACCATTTTAAAATAA